In one Myotis daubentonii chromosome 1, mMyoDau2.1, whole genome shotgun sequence genomic region, the following are encoded:
- the CARMIL3 gene encoding capping protein, Arp2/3 and myosin-I linker protein 3 isoform X1 — protein MAKSSTELTRELQDSIRRCLSQGAVLQQHRVKLETKPKKFEDRVLALTSWRLHLFPLKVPAKVESSFNVLEIRAFNTLSQNQILVETERGMVSMRLPSAESVDQVTRHVSSALSKVCPGPGCLIRRGNADTPEGPRDTSPNSETSTSTTHSVCGGFSETYAALCDYNGLHCREEVQWDVDTIYHAEDNREFNLLDFSHLESRDLALMVAALAYNQWFTKLYCKDLRLGSEVLEQVLHTLSKSGSLEELVLDNAGLKTDFVQKLACVFGENGSCVLHALTLSHNPIEDKGFLSLSQQLLCFPTGLTKLCLAKTAISPRGLQALGQTFGANPAFASSLRYLDLSKNPGLLATDESNALYSFLAQPNALVHLDLAGTDCAIDSLLGALLHGCCSHLTYLNLARNSCSHRKGREAPPAFKQFFSSAYTLSHVNLSATKLPLEALRALLQGLSLNSHLSDLHLDLSGCELRSAGAQALQEQLGAVTCVGSLDLSDNGFDSDLLTLVPALGKNKSLKHLFLGKNFNVKAKTLEEILHKLVQMIQEEDCSLQSLSVADSRLKLRTSILINALGSNTCLAKVDLSGNGMEDIGAKMLSKALQINSSLRTILWDRNNTSALGFLDIARALESNHTLRFMSFPVSDISQAYRSAPERTEDVWQKIQWCLVRNNHSQTCPQEQAFRLQQGLVTSSAEQMLQRLCGRVQEEVRALRLCPLEPVQDELLYARDLIKDAKNSRALFPSLYELGHVLANDGPVRQRLESVASEVSKAVDKELQVILESMVSLTQELCPVAMRVAEGHNKMLSNVAERVTVPRNFIRGALLEQAGQDIQNKLDEVKLSVVTYLTNSIVDEILQELYHSHKSLARHLAQLRTLSDPSGGPGQGQDLSSRGRGRGRNHDHEETTDDELGTNIDTMAIKKQKRCRKIRPVSAFISGSPQDMESQLGSLGIPPGWFSGLGNSQPTASGSWEGLSELPTHGYKLRHQTQGRPRPPRTTPPGPGRPSQVPVPGTRQENGMATRLDEGLEDFFSRRVMDESSSCPRTLRPLRPGLPEPPLPPLQKKRRRGLFHFRRPRSFKGDRGPGSPTTGLLLPPPPPPPPTQESPPSPDLPSLGNNSSPCWSPEEESSLLPGLGGNRGPSFRRKMGSEGSEPGEGGQAPGTAQQPRVQGVALPGLGRTKGWSFDGKQEGTSPDLEGSVQAWQKRRSSDDAGPGAWKPPPPPQSTKPSFSAMRRAEATWHIAEESAPNHSCQSPSPSSQDGEEERERTVPARNAKLQDPPLAPRPPKPVAVPRGRRPPQEPGGREEAEAGGAAPGMNKPRLRLGSQQDQEESEVQGLLDPGRRTAPLKPKRTRRAQSCDKLEPDRRQPPDSTGAAGTSEPGTD, from the exons atGGCCAAGTCCAGCACGGAGCTCACCCGCGAGCTGCAAG ACAGCATCCGGAGGTGCCTGAGCCAAGGGGCTGTGCTCCAGCAACATCGCGTGAAGCTGGAGACGAAGCCCAAGAAGTTTGAGGACCGAGTGCTG gCCCTGACCTCCTGGCGCCTCCACCTCTTCCCCCTGAAAGTCCCAGCCAAG GTGGAGAGCTCCTTCAATGTCCTGGAGATCCGGGCCTTCAACACACTCAGTCAGAACCAG ATCCTAGTGGAGACAGAACGAGGCATGGTGAGCATGCGGCTGCCATCAGCTGAGAGTGTGGACCAAGTGACGCGACATGTGAGCTCAGCCCTCTCCAAGgtctgccctggccctgg GTGTCTAATCCGGCGTGGAAATGCAGACACTCCAGAAGGGCCCCGAGACACATCCCCCAACTCTGAGACTTCCACATCTACCACTCACAGTGTGTGTG GTGGCTTCTCCGAGACCTACGCTGCCCTGTGTGACTACAATGGGCTGCACTGCCGGGAGGAGGTGCAATGG GATGTGGACACCATCTATCATGCCGAGGATAACCGCGAGTTCAACCTTTTAGATTTCAGCCACTTGGAGAGCCG AGACTTGGCCCTAATGGTGGCAGCCCTGGCCTACAACCAGTGGTTCACCAAACTCTACTGCAAGGACCTGCGGCTG GGCTCTGAAGTGCTAGAACAGGTGCTACATACCCTGAGCAAGTCGGGGAGCCTCGAAGAGCTGGTGCTGGACAACGCTGGACTGAAGAC GGACTTTGTCCAGAAGCTGGCCTGCGTGTTTGGGGAGAACGGAAGCTGTGTGCTACAtgccctcactctgtcccacaatCCCATCGAGGACAAGG gtTTCCTCAGTCTGAGCCAGCAGCTCCTCTGCTTCCCCACGGGCCTCACCAAACTGTGCCTGGCCAAGACCGCCATTTCTCCTCGAG GGCTCCAGGCGCTGGGCCAGACCTTCGGGGCCAACCCGGCCTTTGCCAGCTCCCTTCGATACCTGGACCTGAGCAAGAACCCTGGGCTGCTTGCCACAGACGAGTCCAAT gccctgTACAGTTTCCTGGCCCAGCCCAACGCTCTGGTGCACCTGGACCTGGCAGGGACTGACTGCGCCATTGACTCG CTTCTGGGTGCCCTgctccatggctgctgctccCACCTAACCTACCTCAACCTGGCGCGTAACAGCTGCTCTCACAG GAAGGGCCGGGAGGCCCCACCAGCCTTCAAGCAGTTCTTCAGCAGCGCCTACACGCTGAGCCACGTCAACCTGTCTGCCACAAAGCTGCCCCTGGAGGCCCTCAG GGCGCTGCTGCAGGGCCTGTCCCTCAACAGCCACCTCAGTGATCTGCACCTGGACCTCAGCGGCTGTGAG CTCCGCTCAGCAGGAGCCCAGGCTTTGCAAGAGCAATTGGGGGCTGTCACCTGTGTGGGCAGCCTGGATCTGTCAGACAATG GGTTTGACTCCGACCTCCTGACACTGGTGCCCGCACTTGGCAAGAACAAGTCCCTCAAGCACCTGTTCCTGGGCAAGAACTTCAATGTCAAGGCCAA gacCCTGGAGGAGATCCTCCACAAGCTGGTGCAGATGATCCAGGAAGAGGACTGT TCCCTGCAGTCACTGTCCGTGGCGGACTCCCGGCTGAAGCTGCGCACCAGCATCCTCATCAATGCCCTGGGCAGCAACACCTGCCTGGCCAAGGTGGATCTGAGCGGCAACGGCATGGAGGACATTGGGGCCAAGATGCTGTCTAAGGCCCTGCAGATAAACTCCTCCCTCAG AACTATCCTGTGGGATCGGAACAATACATCTGCCCTGGGCTTTCTGGACATTGCGAGGGCCCTGGAGAG CAACCACACGCTGCGCTTCATGTCCTTCCCCGTGAGCGACATCTCCCAAGCCTATCGCAGCGCCCCCGAGCGCACTGAGGACGTCTGGCAGAAG ATCCAGTGGTGCTTGGTGAGGAACAACCACTCCCAGACGTgtccccaggagcaggccttcaggctgcagcagggcctggTGACCAGCAGCGCCGAGCAA ATGCTGCAGCGGCTGTGTGGACGCGTGCAGGAGGAGGTCCgggccctgaggctgtgccccctggaACCCGTGCAGGATGAGCTGCTCTACGCTCGGGACCTCATCAAAGACGCCAAGAACTCCCGGGCG CTGTTTCCCAGCCTCTATGAGCTGGGGCACGTGCTGGCCAACGACGGGCCTGTGCGGCAGAGGCTGGAGTCCGTAGCCAGTGAGGTGTCCAAGGCTGTGGACAAGGAGCTGCAG GTGATCCTGGAGTCCATGGTCAGCCTCACGCAGGAGTTATGTCCCGTGGCCATGCGGGTAGCTGAGGGGCACAACAAGATGCTGAGCAATGTGGCCGAGCGCGTCACTGTGCCCCGAAACTTCATCCGCGGGGCGCTGCTGGAGCAGGCCGGCCAGGACATTCAGAACAAGCTGGA TGAAGTGAAGCTCTCAGTCGTCACCTACTTAACCAACTCCATAGTGGATGAGATCCTGCAGGAGCTATACCACTCACACAAGAGCCTG GCCCGGCACCTGGCCCAGCTAAGGACACTATCAGATCCATCAGGGGGACCGGGCCAAGGACAGGATCTGTCctcccggggccggggccggggccgtaACCATGACCACGAGGAGACCACAGATGATGAACTTGGGACTAACATC GACACCATGGCCATCAAAAAGCAAAAACGCTGCCGCAAGATCCGGCCAGTGTCCGCCTTCATTA GTGGGAGCCCTCAGGACATGGAAAGCCAGCTGGGGAGTCTGGGGATCCCTCCTGGTTGGTTCTCAGGACTTGGGAACAGCCAGCCCACTGCCAGTGGCTCCTGGGAAGGTCTATCCGAGCTTCCCACTCACGGCTATAAACTAAGGCATCAAACACAAGGCAGACCCCGGCCCCCCAGGACCACCCCTCCAGGACCTGGTCGGCCCAGT CAGGTGCCCGTGCCTGGGACGCGTCAGGAGAATGGGATGGCCACCCGCTTGGATGAGGGGCTGGAGGACTTCTTCAGCCGAAGGGTCATGGATGAGAGTTCCAG CTGCCCTCGGACCCTGCGGCCCCTGCGGCCAGGCCTCCCGGAGCCTCCACTGCCTCCACTGCAGAAGAAGAGGCGCCGAGGCCTGTTTCACTTTCGTCGGCCCCGGAGCTTCAAGGGGGACAGGGGGCCAGGGTCCCCCACCACCggactcctcctccctccacccccacccccacccccaactcaggAGAGCCCCCCCAGCCCAGACCTGCCCAGCCTCGGCAACAACTCTTCCCCCTGCTGGAGCCCAGAGGAGGAGAGCAGCCTGCTCCCTGGACTGGGGGGGAACCGGGGGCCTTCCTTCCGCAGGAAGATG GGTTCTGAGGGGTCAGAGCCAGGGGAAGGGGGCCAGGCCCCTGGGACAGCACAACAGCCAAGAGTCCAGGGTGTTGCCCTTCCTGGGTTGGGAAGAACCAAAGGTTGGAGCTTCGATGGGAAACAAGAG ggcacaagcccagaccTGGAGGGCAGCGTCCAGGCTTGGCAGAAACGGCGCTCTTCGGATGATGCAG GGCCTGGAGCCTGGAAGCCGCCACCACCACCTCAAAGCACCAAGCCGAGCTTCAGCGCCATGCGCCGTGCAGAGGCCACCTGGCACATAG CTGAGGAGAGTGCCCCCAACCACAGCTGccagagccccagcccctcctcccaggatggggaggaagagagggagaggaccgTTCCCGCTAGGAATGCCAAG CTGCAGGACCCCCCATTAGCTCCACGGCCCCCCAAGCCAGTGGCTGTGCCCAGGGGCCGCCGTCCCCCCCAGGAGccagggggcagggaagaggctgaggctgggggtgcagcCCCAGGAATGAACAAACCCCGGCTGAGGCTGGGCTCACAGCAGGACCAAGAGGAGTCCGAGGTCCAAG GGCTCTTAGATCCAGGCCGCCGGACTGCCCCCCTGAAGCCCAAGAGGACACGGCGGGCACAGTCCTGTGACAAGCTGGAGCCTGATAGAAGACAGCCCCCTGACTCCACAGGTGCCG CAGGAACCAGTGAGccaggaacagactga
- the CARMIL3 gene encoding capping protein, Arp2/3 and myosin-I linker protein 3 isoform X2, with protein sequence MAKSSTELTRELQDSIRRCLSQGAVLQQHRVKLETKPKKFEDRVLALTSWRLHLFPLKVPAKVESSFNVLEIRAFNTLSQNQILVETERGMVSMRLPSAESVDQVTRHVSSALSKVCPGPGCLIRRGNADTPEGPRDTSPNSETSTSTTHSVCGGFSETYAALCDYNGLHCREEVQWDVDTIYHAEDNREFNLLDFSHLESRDLALMVAALAYNQWFTKLYCKDLRLGSEVLEQVLHTLSKSGSLEELVLDNAGLKTDFVQKLACVFGENGSCVLHALTLSHNPIEDKGFLSLSQQLLCFPTGLTKLCLAKTAISPRGLQALGQTFGANPAFASSLRYLDLSKNPGLLATDESNALYSFLAQPNALVHLDLAGTDCAIDSLLGALLHGCCSHLTYLNLARNSCSHRKGREAPPAFKQFFSSAYTLSHVNLSATKLPLEALRALLQGLSLNSHLSDLHLDLSGCELRSAGAQALQEQLGAVTCVGSLDLSDNGFDSDLLTLVPALGKNKSLKHLFLGKNFNVKAKTLEEILHKLVQMIQEEDCSLQSLSVADSRLKLRTSILINALGSNTCLAKVDLSGNGMEDIGAKMLSKALQINSSLRTILWDRNNTSALGFLDIARALESNHTLRFMSFPVSDISQAYRSAPERTEDVWQKIQWCLVRNNHSQTCPQEQAFRLQQGLVTSSAEQMLQRLCGRVQEEVRALRLCPLEPVQDELLYARDLIKDAKNSRALFPSLYELGHVLANDGPVRQRLESVASEVSKAVDKELQVILESMVSLTQELCPVAMRVAEGHNKMLSNVAERVTVPRNFIRGALLEQAGQDIQNKLDEVKLSVVTYLTNSIVDEILQELYHSHKSLARHLAQLRTLSDPSGGPGQGQDLSSRGRGRGRNHDHEETTDDELGTNIDTMAIKKQKRCRKIRPVSAFISGSPQDMESQLGSLGIPPGWFSGLGNSQPTASGSWEGLSELPTHGYKLRHQTQGRPRPPRTTPPGPGRPSVPVPGTRQENGMATRLDEGLEDFFSRRVMDESSSCPRTLRPLRPGLPEPPLPPLQKKRRRGLFHFRRPRSFKGDRGPGSPTTGLLLPPPPPPPPTQESPPSPDLPSLGNNSSPCWSPEEESSLLPGLGGNRGPSFRRKMGSEGSEPGEGGQAPGTAQQPRVQGVALPGLGRTKGWSFDGKQEGTSPDLEGSVQAWQKRRSSDDAGPGAWKPPPPPQSTKPSFSAMRRAEATWHIAEESAPNHSCQSPSPSSQDGEEERERTVPARNAKLQDPPLAPRPPKPVAVPRGRRPPQEPGGREEAEAGGAAPGMNKPRLRLGSQQDQEESEVQGLLDPGRRTAPLKPKRTRRAQSCDKLEPDRRQPPDSTGAAGTSEPGTD encoded by the exons atGGCCAAGTCCAGCACGGAGCTCACCCGCGAGCTGCAAG ACAGCATCCGGAGGTGCCTGAGCCAAGGGGCTGTGCTCCAGCAACATCGCGTGAAGCTGGAGACGAAGCCCAAGAAGTTTGAGGACCGAGTGCTG gCCCTGACCTCCTGGCGCCTCCACCTCTTCCCCCTGAAAGTCCCAGCCAAG GTGGAGAGCTCCTTCAATGTCCTGGAGATCCGGGCCTTCAACACACTCAGTCAGAACCAG ATCCTAGTGGAGACAGAACGAGGCATGGTGAGCATGCGGCTGCCATCAGCTGAGAGTGTGGACCAAGTGACGCGACATGTGAGCTCAGCCCTCTCCAAGgtctgccctggccctgg GTGTCTAATCCGGCGTGGAAATGCAGACACTCCAGAAGGGCCCCGAGACACATCCCCCAACTCTGAGACTTCCACATCTACCACTCACAGTGTGTGTG GTGGCTTCTCCGAGACCTACGCTGCCCTGTGTGACTACAATGGGCTGCACTGCCGGGAGGAGGTGCAATGG GATGTGGACACCATCTATCATGCCGAGGATAACCGCGAGTTCAACCTTTTAGATTTCAGCCACTTGGAGAGCCG AGACTTGGCCCTAATGGTGGCAGCCCTGGCCTACAACCAGTGGTTCACCAAACTCTACTGCAAGGACCTGCGGCTG GGCTCTGAAGTGCTAGAACAGGTGCTACATACCCTGAGCAAGTCGGGGAGCCTCGAAGAGCTGGTGCTGGACAACGCTGGACTGAAGAC GGACTTTGTCCAGAAGCTGGCCTGCGTGTTTGGGGAGAACGGAAGCTGTGTGCTACAtgccctcactctgtcccacaatCCCATCGAGGACAAGG gtTTCCTCAGTCTGAGCCAGCAGCTCCTCTGCTTCCCCACGGGCCTCACCAAACTGTGCCTGGCCAAGACCGCCATTTCTCCTCGAG GGCTCCAGGCGCTGGGCCAGACCTTCGGGGCCAACCCGGCCTTTGCCAGCTCCCTTCGATACCTGGACCTGAGCAAGAACCCTGGGCTGCTTGCCACAGACGAGTCCAAT gccctgTACAGTTTCCTGGCCCAGCCCAACGCTCTGGTGCACCTGGACCTGGCAGGGACTGACTGCGCCATTGACTCG CTTCTGGGTGCCCTgctccatggctgctgctccCACCTAACCTACCTCAACCTGGCGCGTAACAGCTGCTCTCACAG GAAGGGCCGGGAGGCCCCACCAGCCTTCAAGCAGTTCTTCAGCAGCGCCTACACGCTGAGCCACGTCAACCTGTCTGCCACAAAGCTGCCCCTGGAGGCCCTCAG GGCGCTGCTGCAGGGCCTGTCCCTCAACAGCCACCTCAGTGATCTGCACCTGGACCTCAGCGGCTGTGAG CTCCGCTCAGCAGGAGCCCAGGCTTTGCAAGAGCAATTGGGGGCTGTCACCTGTGTGGGCAGCCTGGATCTGTCAGACAATG GGTTTGACTCCGACCTCCTGACACTGGTGCCCGCACTTGGCAAGAACAAGTCCCTCAAGCACCTGTTCCTGGGCAAGAACTTCAATGTCAAGGCCAA gacCCTGGAGGAGATCCTCCACAAGCTGGTGCAGATGATCCAGGAAGAGGACTGT TCCCTGCAGTCACTGTCCGTGGCGGACTCCCGGCTGAAGCTGCGCACCAGCATCCTCATCAATGCCCTGGGCAGCAACACCTGCCTGGCCAAGGTGGATCTGAGCGGCAACGGCATGGAGGACATTGGGGCCAAGATGCTGTCTAAGGCCCTGCAGATAAACTCCTCCCTCAG AACTATCCTGTGGGATCGGAACAATACATCTGCCCTGGGCTTTCTGGACATTGCGAGGGCCCTGGAGAG CAACCACACGCTGCGCTTCATGTCCTTCCCCGTGAGCGACATCTCCCAAGCCTATCGCAGCGCCCCCGAGCGCACTGAGGACGTCTGGCAGAAG ATCCAGTGGTGCTTGGTGAGGAACAACCACTCCCAGACGTgtccccaggagcaggccttcaggctgcagcagggcctggTGACCAGCAGCGCCGAGCAA ATGCTGCAGCGGCTGTGTGGACGCGTGCAGGAGGAGGTCCgggccctgaggctgtgccccctggaACCCGTGCAGGATGAGCTGCTCTACGCTCGGGACCTCATCAAAGACGCCAAGAACTCCCGGGCG CTGTTTCCCAGCCTCTATGAGCTGGGGCACGTGCTGGCCAACGACGGGCCTGTGCGGCAGAGGCTGGAGTCCGTAGCCAGTGAGGTGTCCAAGGCTGTGGACAAGGAGCTGCAG GTGATCCTGGAGTCCATGGTCAGCCTCACGCAGGAGTTATGTCCCGTGGCCATGCGGGTAGCTGAGGGGCACAACAAGATGCTGAGCAATGTGGCCGAGCGCGTCACTGTGCCCCGAAACTTCATCCGCGGGGCGCTGCTGGAGCAGGCCGGCCAGGACATTCAGAACAAGCTGGA TGAAGTGAAGCTCTCAGTCGTCACCTACTTAACCAACTCCATAGTGGATGAGATCCTGCAGGAGCTATACCACTCACACAAGAGCCTG GCCCGGCACCTGGCCCAGCTAAGGACACTATCAGATCCATCAGGGGGACCGGGCCAAGGACAGGATCTGTCctcccggggccggggccggggccgtaACCATGACCACGAGGAGACCACAGATGATGAACTTGGGACTAACATC GACACCATGGCCATCAAAAAGCAAAAACGCTGCCGCAAGATCCGGCCAGTGTCCGCCTTCATTA GTGGGAGCCCTCAGGACATGGAAAGCCAGCTGGGGAGTCTGGGGATCCCTCCTGGTTGGTTCTCAGGACTTGGGAACAGCCAGCCCACTGCCAGTGGCTCCTGGGAAGGTCTATCCGAGCTTCCCACTCACGGCTATAAACTAAGGCATCAAACACAAGGCAGACCCCGGCCCCCCAGGACCACCCCTCCAGGACCTGGTCGGCCCAGT GTGCCCGTGCCTGGGACGCGTCAGGAGAATGGGATGGCCACCCGCTTGGATGAGGGGCTGGAGGACTTCTTCAGCCGAAGGGTCATGGATGAGAGTTCCAG CTGCCCTCGGACCCTGCGGCCCCTGCGGCCAGGCCTCCCGGAGCCTCCACTGCCTCCACTGCAGAAGAAGAGGCGCCGAGGCCTGTTTCACTTTCGTCGGCCCCGGAGCTTCAAGGGGGACAGGGGGCCAGGGTCCCCCACCACCggactcctcctccctccacccccacccccacccccaactcaggAGAGCCCCCCCAGCCCAGACCTGCCCAGCCTCGGCAACAACTCTTCCCCCTGCTGGAGCCCAGAGGAGGAGAGCAGCCTGCTCCCTGGACTGGGGGGGAACCGGGGGCCTTCCTTCCGCAGGAAGATG GGTTCTGAGGGGTCAGAGCCAGGGGAAGGGGGCCAGGCCCCTGGGACAGCACAACAGCCAAGAGTCCAGGGTGTTGCCCTTCCTGGGTTGGGAAGAACCAAAGGTTGGAGCTTCGATGGGAAACAAGAG ggcacaagcccagaccTGGAGGGCAGCGTCCAGGCTTGGCAGAAACGGCGCTCTTCGGATGATGCAG GGCCTGGAGCCTGGAAGCCGCCACCACCACCTCAAAGCACCAAGCCGAGCTTCAGCGCCATGCGCCGTGCAGAGGCCACCTGGCACATAG CTGAGGAGAGTGCCCCCAACCACAGCTGccagagccccagcccctcctcccaggatggggaggaagagagggagaggaccgTTCCCGCTAGGAATGCCAAG CTGCAGGACCCCCCATTAGCTCCACGGCCCCCCAAGCCAGTGGCTGTGCCCAGGGGCCGCCGTCCCCCCCAGGAGccagggggcagggaagaggctgaggctgggggtgcagcCCCAGGAATGAACAAACCCCGGCTGAGGCTGGGCTCACAGCAGGACCAAGAGGAGTCCGAGGTCCAAG GGCTCTTAGATCCAGGCCGCCGGACTGCCCCCCTGAAGCCCAAGAGGACACGGCGGGCACAGTCCTGTGACAAGCTGGAGCCTGATAGAAGACAGCCCCCTGACTCCACAGGTGCCG CAGGAACCAGTGAGccaggaacagactga